The segment GGCTGAACGATGATCAGCGACGTCGGCTCGCCGCAAAGGGCAAGCGGCTGGGGCGAGGCGTACTGCGTGAGCTGTTGACCATGGTGACGCCAGATACGATCCTCAGGTGGCACCGTGAGCTCATCGCGCGGAAGTACGACGGGAGCGCGAACCGTCGGCCAGGCAGGCCGAGGATCGTCGAGGAGATCAGGTCACTCGTGGTACGAATGGCCGAAGAGAACGAGGGTTGGGGCTACGGCCACATTGTCGGAGAACTCAGGAAACTCGGGCATGAGGTCTCCAAGTCGAGCGTGCGGCGCATCCTGCTGGAGAACGGCATCGAGCCCGCGCCCGAACGTCTCAAGCACATGCCGTGGTCGAAGTTCCTGAAGGCGCATTGGGCGGGACTCGCTGCGGCTGACTTCTTCACGGTTGAAGTATGGAGCAGGCTCGGCCTGACACGATACCTGGTGTTCTTCGCGATCGATCTCTCCACACGGCGCGTGGAGATCGCGGGGATCAAGCCCGTGCCGGACGGTCGTTGGATGGCGCAGATTGCGCGCAATCTGATCGACTCGTGCGATGGATTCCTGCGAGGGAAGTCGCATCTGATCCTGGATCGCGATCCGCTGTTCACGGCGGCATTCAGGGCGATCCTGAAGAGTGGGGGAGTCGAAGCCGTGCGTCTTCCTCCGCGCAGCCCGAACCTGAATGCATACGCCGAGCGATTCGTGCTGTCGATCAAGTCAGAATGCTTGGGCCGGATCATCCCGCTGGGCGAGCGCCACCTGCGCAGGTCGATTCACGAGTTCGTCGAGCACTATCACCTTGAGCGCCCGCACCAGGGACTAGGGAACCAGCTGATCGATGGTGTTCCAGAATGCGACGTAGGAGTGGTTCAACGTCGTGATCGGCTTGGTGGCCTTCTTGGCTCGTACTATCGAGAGGCCGCTTGATGCGTCGGCTCATGAATGAAACCGGACGACATCCTCCGACGACCGCTGAGCGAATCCGCGGGAACAGAGGACGAACAGAGCACAAACGACTGACATGCCGAAATGCGTCAGGACGTGTCCCTGTGGTGCTCGGCGTCGGGTGGCGTTGCAGCTCTTATGAGATCGCATGGAACATTGTGCTGGGAGTCACAGTCATTCGGACATAAGAACAGTGGATAACTCTCGGCCAGCTTTGACTTCGGGAAGGGCGATGGAGAGAATCCGAGCCATCCCAACTCCCGACGGATCTGTCATGTCCGATCGCAGGGTGCTCGACGTCGTCTTCGTTCTGCGACGAGAGACTCGCCAGCACTTGTTGATCGGCCTGGCAGAGGGACCGCTGACGGCGCGGATGATCTCCGATCGATTGAACGTGCCGATTTCGACCGTGAGAGCGAATC is part of the bacterium genome and harbors:
- a CDS encoding transposase — encoded protein: MPLRMLLLAIAGWLNEEQRARIDFLEEQLRIFREVHGRQPRLNDDQRRRLAAKGKRLGRGVLRELLTMVTPDTILRWHRELIARKYDGSANRRPGRPRIVEEIRSLVVRMAEENEGWGYGHIVGELRKLGHEVSKSSVRRILLENGIEPAPERLKHMPWSKFLKAHWAGLAAADFFTVEVWSRLGLTRYLVFFAIDLSTRRVEIAGIKPVPDGRWMAQIARNLIDSCDGFLRGKSHLILDRDPLFTAAFRAILKSGGVEAVRLPPRSPNLNAYAERFVLSIKSECLGRIIPLGERHLRRSIHEFVEHYHLERPHQGLGNQLIDGVPECDVGVVQRRDRLGGLLGSYYREAA